The Peribacillus simplex genome contains a region encoding:
- a CDS encoding DUF58 domain-containing protein — MVGLVLLMTVSFCYAMFQGGFVSWFIFYSFLPFSVYALILLFYPLQDLTVERKVNKRECHSGESVEIALTFTRKNRLPLLFMVVEEELPQQLEDRGFQRKIIIFPGFRRTFNMSYTLENLERGEHSFQLIRFWIGDFFGLVEKEAIYSSPLKITVFPRYHELAYSDLDRVFNQGAVVSTKKTQREHSVVSGVREYQPGDQLSWINWKATARTSEIMTKEFEVQKNRDVFIMLDEKPSDLFEESIVMAASLAHAMLKKGMEIGYVSMGSRLIIPAAAGNNQKRKIFYRLVKEEPGVVNALNESVRKGILPANAAVIFIVTDLTLEKVDILSAFRPNQGLMLCVKKQADLTDEERLSSSTAVSRGIKVSFFENGQLKFDRPGVMAK, encoded by the coding sequence GTGGTCGGACTGGTATTACTCATGACCGTTTCCTTTTGCTATGCAATGTTTCAAGGCGGTTTTGTCAGTTGGTTCATTTTTTATTCATTTTTGCCGTTTTCTGTGTACGCTTTGATTCTGCTGTTTTATCCGCTGCAGGATTTGACCGTTGAGAGAAAGGTCAATAAAAGGGAATGCCATTCCGGCGAATCTGTTGAAATAGCATTGACGTTTACCCGTAAAAACCGGCTGCCTCTATTATTTATGGTGGTAGAGGAGGAATTGCCTCAACAGCTGGAAGATAGGGGGTTCCAAAGGAAAATAATTATCTTTCCTGGATTCAGGCGTACCTTCAACATGTCATATACCTTGGAAAACTTGGAGCGTGGAGAGCATTCCTTTCAATTGATCCGCTTTTGGATTGGGGACTTTTTCGGGTTAGTCGAAAAGGAAGCGATATATAGTTCACCTCTGAAAATAACTGTTTTTCCTCGTTATCATGAGCTTGCCTACAGTGATCTTGATCGAGTGTTCAATCAGGGGGCAGTGGTTTCAACAAAGAAAACACAACGGGAACATTCAGTGGTCTCCGGAGTAAGGGAATATCAGCCAGGCGATCAGTTGTCATGGATTAATTGGAAGGCGACGGCCAGAACGAGTGAAATCATGACGAAGGAATTCGAAGTGCAGAAAAACCGGGATGTATTCATCATGCTTGATGAAAAGCCGTCTGATCTATTCGAAGAATCCATTGTAATGGCGGCTTCTCTTGCCCACGCCATGTTAAAGAAAGGCATGGAAATTGGGTATGTGAGTATGGGATCGAGGTTGATCATACCGGCAGCAGCAGGAAATAACCAGAAACGAAAGATTTTTTACAGACTTGTTAAAGAAGAGCCGGGTGTTGTAAACGCATTGAACGAAAGTGTCAGGAAGGGTATTCTTCCGGCAAACGCTGCTGTGATATTCATCGTTACAGACTTAACCTTAGAAAAGGTGGACATATTGAGCGCTTTCCGGCCTAATCAGGGATTAATGTTATGTGTTAAGAAACAGGCAGATCTTACTGATGAGGAAAGGTTGTCAAGTTCTACAGCTGTTTCGAGGGGGATAAAGGTTAGCTTTTTTGAAAATGGCCAACTAAAGTTTGATAGACCAGGGGTGATGGCAAAATGA
- a CDS encoding DUF4129 domain-containing transglutaminase family protein, with amino-acid sequence MNVTTDKLERFMHVLMYVFGLVLITEWLRPVDKLTDTGNIIIFILFLVYSLLLHYFRIHWSMRFILISSYIMISLQFLHSKDALFQLSWLKGFLADFKGNLGFIYDGNWELITNPFRTLLFFVLLWLVTYLIHYWVMVRQSIFFFFMLTVIFISVLDTFTPYVGDMAMIRIIIIGFLMLGLLSLLRLTIQERIKIPMVSINKWILMLTGMILVSVLVGFAAPKLSPQWPDPVPYITSYSDEAGKEEGGSKRKSVGYDEDDSELGGSIEPDSSIVFYNNAPAGHYWKVENKDIYTGKGWVSIMETDFHTFSNGQDMASLGIYDVPEMVRTEEMTAKVSMTESYSHILHPQSGYLKKIEAKNGVDFKYYQGMDKVISEQGIGERMSPKEYELFYDMPSFDIAELRKVTDHDESMDLIMEKNTQLPEGLPNRIYELASRLTRNETNWYDKAKAIEDYFDGPEFIYSKDDIPYPESNQDYVDQFLFETQIGYCDNFSSAMVVLLRAANIPARWVKGYTEGEKSILEGESVYKVTNNNAHSWVEVYFAGIGWVPFEPTKGFDGEVEFYDSELKQEVKNPEETPTNEEQTKKATREFHDTPDRETRTSVKTGIGNMERFLKWIAITLSGVLILASIGYFFRRKWIPHLQILRYRKKTGAHFPAAYLILLKQLKRAGLVRPEGQTLREYAAYVDAVYDTDEMSELTAKYELMIYRGDVEVGEWKHFQEGWESLMRKTSS; translated from the coding sequence ATGAATGTCACTACCGATAAGCTGGAAAGGTTCATGCATGTCCTAATGTATGTATTTGGTCTGGTGTTGATTACTGAATGGTTAAGGCCTGTCGATAAACTAACGGATACAGGTAATATCATCATTTTTATCTTATTTTTGGTCTATTCCCTGCTACTGCATTATTTCCGCATACATTGGTCAATGCGATTTATTCTCATTAGTTCTTATATAATGATTTCATTACAGTTCCTCCATTCAAAAGACGCTTTATTTCAATTGTCATGGCTGAAAGGATTTCTAGCGGATTTTAAGGGCAATCTTGGTTTTATATATGATGGGAATTGGGAGTTGATCACAAATCCATTTCGAACGTTGCTATTCTTTGTCCTTCTTTGGCTTGTAACATATTTGATTCATTACTGGGTGATGGTTAGGCAAAGCATCTTTTTCTTTTTTATGTTAACGGTGATTTTTATATCTGTACTTGACACATTCACTCCTTATGTGGGGGATATGGCAATGATTAGAATAATCATCATCGGGTTCTTGATGCTGGGCCTGCTTTCCCTGCTGCGACTGACGATACAGGAGAGGATTAAGATTCCGATGGTTTCCATCAATAAGTGGATCTTGATGCTGACCGGCATGATATTGGTAAGTGTCCTTGTTGGTTTCGCTGCACCTAAGCTCTCTCCGCAGTGGCCGGACCCGGTGCCTTATATTACTTCTTATTCTGATGAAGCGGGGAAAGAAGAAGGTGGTTCGAAGCGTAAAAGTGTCGGATATGATGAAGACGATTCGGAACTTGGCGGTTCGATAGAGCCGGATAGTTCCATCGTTTTTTATAATAATGCTCCTGCAGGACATTACTGGAAAGTTGAGAACAAGGATATTTATACCGGTAAAGGGTGGGTTTCCATCATGGAAACGGACTTTCACACTTTTTCCAACGGACAGGATATGGCATCTTTAGGTATTTACGACGTTCCTGAAATGGTGAGGACAGAAGAAATGACGGCAAAAGTGTCCATGACGGAATCATATTCCCATATCCTTCATCCGCAGTCCGGGTATTTAAAAAAGATTGAGGCCAAAAACGGGGTGGATTTCAAATATTATCAGGGTATGGACAAAGTGATATCCGAACAGGGTATTGGCGAACGAATGTCCCCGAAAGAGTATGAGCTTTTCTATGATATGCCGAGTTTTGATATAGCTGAGTTAAGGAAGGTAACGGATCACGACGAATCGATGGATTTAATAATGGAAAAAAACACTCAGCTTCCAGAGGGATTGCCAAACCGGATATATGAATTGGCATCCCGGCTTACAAGAAATGAAACGAATTGGTACGATAAGGCAAAAGCCATTGAGGATTATTTTGACGGACCTGAATTCATTTATTCTAAGGACGATATTCCGTATCCGGAGAGCAATCAAGATTATGTCGATCAATTTTTATTCGAGACACAGATAGGGTATTGCGATAATTTTTCAAGTGCAATGGTCGTTTTGCTAAGAGCCGCCAATATACCTGCAAGGTGGGTAAAGGGTTATACGGAAGGGGAAAAATCAATCCTTGAGGGCGAATCCGTTTATAAGGTGACCAATAATAATGCACATTCCTGGGTCGAGGTTTATTTTGCAGGGATCGGCTGGGTTCCCTTCGAGCCGACAAAGGGTTTCGATGGGGAAGTTGAATTTTACGATTCGGAATTGAAACAGGAAGTGAAGAACCCTGAAGAAACCCCAACTAATGAAGAGCAAACAAAGAAAGCTACCAGGGAATTTCATGATACACCCGATAGGGAAACTCGAACATCCGTGAAAACTGGTATTGGGAACATGGAAAGGTTCTTAAAATGGATTGCCATCACACTGTCAGGTGTATTGATACTCGCTTCTATTGGTTATTTCTTCAGAAGGAAGTGGATTCCTCATCTGCAGATTCTTCGTTATAGAAAGAAAACAGGTGCTCATTTCCCGGCAGCCTATTTAATATTATTGAAACAATTAAAACGAGCTGGGTTGGTTCGTCCGGAGGGGCAAACTTTAAGGGAGTACGCAGCCTATGTGGATGCAGTGTACGATACGGATGAAATGAGTGAATTGACGGCTAAATATGAGTTAATGATATATCGTGGAGACGTGGAAGTTGGCGAATGGAAACACTTTCAAGAGGGTTGGGAAAGCTTAATGAGAAAAACTAGCTCTTGA
- a CDS encoding AAA family ATPase — MIYKQVNQKLEMVLGNVEKVIIGKRDIAELSIVALLSGGHVLLEDVPGVGKTVMVRALAKSIGASFKRIQFTPDLLPSDVTGVSIFNPKEQEFIFRPGPIMGHIILADEINRTSPKTQSALLEAMEEASVTIDGVTRGLEKPFFVMATQNPIEYEGTYPLPEAQLDRFLLKMKMGYPGVEEEIEVLNRAQYTVPLEELESVITLDELIELQADVKAVIVDDTIKRYIVELANRTRTHEGVYLGVSPRGSIALMKAAQAYALIQGRDYVLPDDVQYLVPFVFSHRLILKPEANYDGFDAGMVIHEVVATTQVPVKRAMT, encoded by the coding sequence ATGATTTATAAGCAGGTCAATCAAAAACTGGAAATGGTTCTGGGGAATGTCGAAAAGGTGATTATCGGAAAACGGGATATAGCAGAACTAAGTATTGTGGCACTCCTTTCCGGTGGACATGTCTTATTGGAGGATGTTCCGGGCGTGGGGAAGACAGTCATGGTAAGGGCACTGGCAAAATCTATAGGTGCAAGCTTTAAGCGAATTCAATTCACACCTGATTTACTTCCTTCTGATGTTACTGGTGTTTCGATCTTCAATCCTAAGGAACAAGAATTCATTTTTAGGCCAGGTCCGATAATGGGACATATTATTTTAGCCGATGAAATTAACCGGACCTCGCCGAAAACCCAGTCTGCATTGCTTGAAGCCATGGAAGAGGCAAGTGTGACGATTGATGGTGTCACAAGGGGATTGGAGAAGCCATTCTTCGTAATGGCGACACAAAATCCGATCGAGTACGAGGGAACATATCCGCTTCCGGAGGCTCAATTGGATAGATTCCTATTAAAAATGAAAATGGGCTATCCAGGTGTGGAAGAAGAGATAGAGGTTCTTAATAGAGCTCAATACACGGTACCGCTTGAGGAGCTGGAATCCGTCATCACATTGGATGAATTGATAGAATTACAGGCTGACGTAAAAGCTGTGATAGTGGATGACACAATAAAACGATATATTGTTGAATTGGCGAATCGAACACGTACGCATGAAGGGGTCTATTTAGGTGTAAGCCCGCGTGGATCGATAGCATTGATGAAGGCAGCCCAGGCTTACGCGCTGATCCAGGGCAGGGACTATGTTCTGCCGGACGATGTTCAATATTTAGTTCCATTCGTATTTTCCCACCGGCTTATTTTGAAACCTGAAGCGAATTATGATGGCTTCGATGCTGGAATGGTGATACATGAAGTTGTGGCGACAACACAGGTGCCAGTGAAGCGGGCTATGACCTGA